The Leifsonia williamsii genome includes a region encoding these proteins:
- a CDS encoding glycoside hydrolase family 43 protein has translation MTEQHLRVAEHWGPVWEGYFADPFVLRLPGGGYAAYGTHPGREDERVFEALLSPDLVEWRSAGAVLERLPESFGEDYWAPEVAFGGGAYWMYYSVGRGIDGHHLRVARAERPEGPFRDLGVDLTPGEVFAIDAHPFRDDDGRWYLFFARDVLDHERPGTHLAVAPLDASMTSFAGPVVAALAPNADWQLYERDRDIHGRRYDWHTLEGPAVLRRDGRYWLTYSGGAWTGPGYAVGVAVADHPLGPWEHVDQPPLLSTRDDLRGPGHNSLTIAPDGSDIIAFHSWDAEATRRMLHLGRLEYSEG, from the coding sequence ATGACGGAGCAGCACCTCCGCGTCGCCGAGCACTGGGGCCCGGTCTGGGAGGGGTACTTCGCCGACCCGTTCGTGCTGCGCCTCCCTGGGGGCGGCTATGCGGCGTACGGCACGCACCCCGGCCGCGAGGACGAGCGCGTCTTCGAGGCGCTGCTCTCGCCCGACCTCGTGGAGTGGCGGAGCGCCGGCGCGGTGCTGGAGCGCCTCCCCGAGTCGTTCGGCGAGGACTACTGGGCGCCGGAGGTGGCGTTCGGGGGCGGCGCCTACTGGATGTACTACTCGGTGGGCCGCGGCATCGACGGTCACCACCTCCGGGTCGCGCGCGCCGAGCGGCCGGAGGGCCCCTTCCGCGATCTCGGCGTCGACCTCACGCCCGGGGAGGTGTTCGCCATCGACGCGCACCCCTTCCGCGACGACGACGGCCGCTGGTACCTCTTCTTCGCGCGCGACGTGCTCGACCACGAGCGACCGGGCACGCACCTGGCCGTGGCGCCGCTCGACGCGAGCATGACCTCCTTCGCCGGGCCTGTGGTCGCGGCGCTCGCGCCGAACGCCGACTGGCAGCTGTACGAGCGCGACCGCGACATCCACGGCCGCCGCTACGACTGGCACACGCTGGAGGGGCCGGCCGTGCTGCGCCGCGACGGTCGCTACTGGCTGACCTACTCGGGCGGCGCGTGGACCGGGCCGGGCTACGCCGTGGGCGTCGCCGTCGCCGACCATCCGCTCGGGCCGTGGGAGCACGTCGACCAGCCGCCGCTGCTCAGCACGCGTGACGACCTCCGCGGCCCTGGCCACAACTCGCTGACCATCGCGCCCGACGGCTCCGACATCATCGCGTTCCACTCCTGGGACGCGGAGGCGACCCGCCGCATGCTGCACCTGGGGCGGCTGGAGTACTCCGAAGGCTGA
- a CDS encoding glycoside hydrolase family 43 protein, producing the protein MSRARAVVALGAAVLAVAALGGCSSGAAPEGAATDASTLAPFQIDDDFPDPGALVDGDTVYAYATNTPAVNVQVASSRDMKKWTVSDEDALPELPSWATPGKTWAPGPAKLADGRYALYFTAADTASRHQCIGVAFADSPTGPFTSTADKPLVCPVDEGGAIDASVFTDEDGSRHLVWKNDGNCCGFDTWLQLAPLSADGTSLTGDAVRLVKQTQEWEGNLVEAPVIVRHDDEYVLLYSANDYGGGSYATGVATATALTGPYTKEKKPLLSTEGTGGAYVGPGGADLVTFTGKDWMLFHSWDDAVVYRGMHAVPVTWKNGLPQPQLEGTR; encoded by the coding sequence ATGAGCAGGGCGCGGGCGGTCGTCGCGCTCGGCGCGGCCGTGCTCGCGGTCGCGGCGCTGGGCGGGTGCTCGTCCGGCGCCGCGCCGGAGGGCGCCGCGACCGACGCGTCGACCCTCGCGCCGTTCCAGATCGACGACGACTTCCCCGATCCGGGTGCGCTCGTCGACGGCGACACCGTCTACGCGTACGCGACGAACACACCGGCCGTGAACGTGCAGGTCGCGTCGAGCCGCGACATGAAGAAGTGGACCGTGAGCGACGAGGACGCGCTGCCGGAGCTGCCCTCGTGGGCAACGCCCGGGAAGACCTGGGCTCCCGGTCCGGCGAAGCTGGCCGACGGCCGGTACGCGCTCTACTTCACCGCCGCCGACACCGCCAGCAGGCACCAGTGCATCGGCGTCGCGTTCGCGGACAGCCCGACCGGGCCCTTCACCTCCACGGCCGACAAGCCGCTCGTCTGCCCGGTGGACGAGGGCGGCGCGATCGACGCGAGCGTCTTCACCGACGAGGACGGCAGCCGGCACCTGGTCTGGAAGAACGACGGCAACTGCTGCGGCTTCGACACCTGGCTCCAGCTCGCTCCGCTCTCCGCCGACGGCACCTCGCTGACGGGAGACGCGGTGCGGCTGGTCAAGCAGACGCAGGAGTGGGAGGGGAACCTGGTGGAGGCTCCCGTCATCGTCCGGCACGACGACGAGTACGTGCTCCTCTACTCCGCGAACGACTACGGTGGCGGCTCCTATGCGACCGGTGTCGCGACGGCGACGGCGCTGACCGGCCCGTACACGAAGGAGAAGAAGCCGCTGCTCTCGACCGAGGGCACCGGCGGCGCTTACGTCGGTCCGGGCGGCGCCGACCTCGTGACATTCACGGGCAAGGACTGGATGCTGTTCCACTCGTGGGATGACGCCGTCGTCTATCGCGGCATGCACGCCGTGCCGGTGACGTGGAAGAACGGCCTCCCGCAGCCGCAGCTCGAGGGCACGCGATGA